A genomic stretch from Photobacterium atrarenae includes:
- a CDS encoding Bcr/CflA family multidrug efflux MFS transporter, which produces MTTSDSPKLSFQLILILGAIAALTPLAIDMYLPAMPSIAKDLGVVPGAVQITLTAYTAGFAVGQLLHGPLADSYGRRPVLIIGVLLFALAACVSAMSQGITELTWVRAAQGFAGASAAVIIQALVRDMFEREEFARTMSFITLVMTIAPLAAPMIGGYLSVWFGWRSIFWVLAAVSVMVILAVLNKIPETLPVEKRLPFHLGATLRNYARMMTTPVAVGLIFSSGFSFAGMFTFLTVGSFVYIDLYHVSTENFGLFFGLNIVVLILMTSLNGRLVRKMGSHWMLRLGLGIQLLAGVGLVCGQVFELGLWGVVIPVMLFVGTISIIGSNTMACLLAKYPHMAGTASSLAGTMRFGTGTLVGGSVAMMPDATAWPMALTMASCAVLSAGFYGLMSRDA; this is translated from the coding sequence ATGACCACATCCGACAGCCCGAAGCTGAGCTTTCAACTGATCCTGATCCTCGGGGCCATTGCTGCCCTCACGCCTTTAGCCATTGATATGTATCTGCCTGCCATGCCAAGTATCGCCAAAGATCTCGGCGTTGTTCCGGGTGCGGTGCAAATCACCCTGACGGCTTATACCGCTGGTTTTGCGGTGGGTCAGTTGTTACATGGGCCGCTTGCGGACAGCTATGGTCGCCGGCCGGTGCTGATCATCGGGGTGCTCCTGTTTGCCCTGGCTGCGTGTGTCAGTGCGATGAGCCAGGGGATCACGGAGTTGACCTGGGTTCGGGCAGCACAAGGGTTTGCCGGCGCGTCGGCTGCGGTGATTATTCAAGCGCTGGTGCGGGATATGTTCGAGCGGGAAGAGTTCGCCCGCACTATGTCTTTTATCACCCTGGTGATGACGATTGCGCCGCTGGCGGCACCGATGATTGGTGGCTATCTGTCGGTTTGGTTTGGCTGGCGCTCGATCTTCTGGGTTCTGGCGGCTGTTTCCGTCATGGTGATCCTGGCGGTGCTGAATAAGATCCCGGAAACCCTGCCGGTTGAGAAACGGTTGCCGTTTCATCTCGGCGCCACGCTGCGTAATTATGCCCGGATGATGACCACGCCCGTGGCTGTTGGCCTGATTTTCAGCAGCGGCTTTTCTTTTGCCGGAATGTTTACCTTCCTGACCGTCGGCTCGTTTGTTTATATCGATCTGTATCATGTCAGCACCGAAAACTTCGGCCTGTTCTTTGGCCTCAATATTGTGGTGCTGATCCTGATGACCAGCCTCAACGGCCGGCTGGTGCGCAAAATGGGCTCGCACTGGATGCTGCGCCTGGGGTTAGGGATCCAGTTGCTTGCCGGGGTTGGCCTGGTGTGTGGTCAGGTCTTTGAGCTGGGCTTGTGGGGCGTGGTGATCCCGGTGATGTTGTTTGTCGGTACCATTTCGATCATCGGCAGTAATACCATGGCGTGTCTGCTGGCCAAATATCCGCATATGGCCGGGACGGCTTCCTCACTGGCGGGCACCATGCGCTTCGGTACCGGTACCCTAGTTGGTGGGTCGGTTGCCATGATGCCGGATGCTACCGCCTGGCCAATGGCATTGACCATGGCGTCCTGTGCAGTATTATCTGCGGGATTTTATGGGTTAATGTCGCGAGATGCATGA
- a CDS encoding DUF2913 family protein yields the protein MAVFIEEIGKLVSDGLNDLAESIESGKTPGNPVSETHFLSAWVTKSIKQQRYDHRVAKTLLAWQQQARSMGKNAQLKQQFEQIRQTLTGLNPDGTFKMAVMAEQIQALYQALAAADWLVTTEYEVNRKVTHHTDGQASLVVCAKQYREAIAESGEVAKPLSLYLRGDAKAVVDTAYQHGLLLFKVTDYKSKVKYHGEYVIYPGNQGAHLPELPAQADQ from the coding sequence ATGGCAGTTTTTATTGAAGAGATCGGAAAATTGGTCTCTGACGGGTTGAATGATCTGGCTGAGTCGATTGAAAGCGGAAAAACGCCGGGCAACCCGGTGAGTGAAACGCACTTTCTCAGTGCTTGGGTCACCAAGTCCATCAAGCAGCAGCGATACGACCATAGGGTGGCGAAAACTTTGCTGGCCTGGCAACAGCAGGCCCGTAGTATGGGCAAAAATGCCCAACTGAAGCAGCAATTTGAACAGATTCGCCAGACCCTGACGGGGTTGAACCCGGACGGAACGTTCAAGATGGCTGTGATGGCAGAGCAAATTCAGGCGCTGTATCAAGCGTTGGCCGCGGCAGACTGGCTGGTGACGACCGAGTATGAAGTGAACCGTAAAGTAACCCATCATACCGACGGTCAGGCGTCGCTGGTCGTGTGCGCCAAACAGTACCGGGAAGCGATTGCCGAGTCCGGCGAGGTGGCTAAGCCGCTGTCGCTGTATCTGCGTGGTGATGCTAAAGCGGTGGTCGATACAGCATATCAACATGGCTTGCTGCTGTTTAAGGTCACGGACTATAAGTCGAAGGTCAAATATCACGGTGAGTATGTTATTTATCCGGGTAACCAGGGGGCGCATTTGCCGGAGTTACCGGCGCAAGCAGACCAATGA
- a CDS encoding DUF2867 domain-containing protein, protein MSKTILVVGASGYVGSHLVPALASSGYQVRATGRNLDLLRKRGWRELPNVSLAELDLNHETDLTPLLADVDAVFFLVHGMNHGHDFIEIELNAARHFSAALKRSQVQRVIYLGALQPSEGHSRHLAARKATGEILREGGIPVTELRAGIIVGPGSAAFEVMRDFVYHLPVIIAPKWVKSHNAPIALRNLLHYLQELLHFTPCRHQIFDIAGPDSLTYADQMRILGKHVGKQVRIVPLALLTPAIAAYWLKFITSVPTNIARALIGGLQLDLAANNTAIQSLIPQALLSYDEAVQECLGHESEVVRSEIWGFDPDALARWQPGYGYYPKQAGYTLKTNASAEQLWQQIQQLGGEQGYFYANPLWRLREWIDYAAGGDALNRFRRDPDTLALGDQLDSWKVINIEPNRFLSLLFGMKAPGLGRLEFTIRDQGEYRELDIRAWWHPAGFTGLLYWFSMMPAHLFIFKGMTRAIVKRCQADAREGKSVTE, encoded by the coding sequence ATGAGTAAAACGATTCTGGTTGTCGGGGCCTCCGGCTATGTGGGCAGCCATCTGGTCCCGGCGTTGGCCAGCAGTGGCTATCAGGTCAGGGCAACCGGGCGTAACCTGGACCTGCTCCGCAAACGGGGTTGGCGCGAACTCCCCAATGTCTCGCTGGCCGAGCTGGATTTGAATCACGAGACCGATTTAACGCCGCTGCTCGCCGATGTCGATGCTGTTTTTTTTCTGGTCCATGGCATGAATCATGGCCACGACTTTATTGAAATTGAGCTGAATGCGGCGCGTCATTTCAGTGCGGCCCTGAAACGCAGTCAGGTACAACGGGTGATTTATCTCGGTGCACTCCAACCCAGCGAGGGCCATTCCAGGCATCTGGCCGCCCGCAAAGCCACCGGGGAGATCCTGCGTGAGGGCGGGATCCCCGTCACTGAACTCCGCGCCGGGATCATTGTCGGTCCGGGCTCCGCTGCGTTTGAAGTGATGCGTGATTTTGTCTATCACCTGCCGGTGATAATAGCGCCCAAGTGGGTCAAGTCGCACAATGCCCCTATCGCATTGCGTAACTTACTGCACTATCTTCAGGAGCTGCTGCACTTTACCCCCTGCCGCCACCAGATCTTTGATATCGCCGGCCCGGACTCCCTGACCTATGCCGATCAAATGCGCATCCTGGGCAAACATGTCGGTAAGCAGGTCCGGATTGTGCCGCTGGCGTTGCTGACGCCGGCCATCGCCGCCTACTGGCTCAAGTTTATCACCTCTGTCCCAACCAATATCGCCCGGGCGCTGATCGGCGGGCTGCAACTCGATCTGGCCGCAAACAACACCGCAATCCAGTCCCTGATCCCGCAAGCGCTGCTCAGCTACGACGAAGCCGTGCAAGAGTGCCTTGGCCATGAAAGTGAAGTGGTTCGCAGCGAAATCTGGGGCTTTGATCCCGATGCCCTCGCCCGCTGGCAACCCGGCTATGGCTATTATCCCAAACAAGCCGGATATACCCTGAAAACCAATGCGAGTGCCGAGCAGCTCTGGCAGCAGATCCAGCAACTCGGCGGCGAGCAGGGATATTTCTATGCCAATCCCTTGTGGCGGCTGCGCGAGTGGATCGACTATGCTGCCGGCGGTGATGCGCTGAACCGCTTCCGGCGCGATCCCGACACCCTGGCACTGGGCGATCAGCTGGACTCCTGGAAAGTGATCAACATCGAGCCGAACCGCTTCCTCTCGCTCTTGTTCGGGATGAAAGCCCCCGGCCTGGGGCGGCTGGAGTTCACCATTCGCGATCAGGGGGAGTATCGGGAACTCGACATCCGGGCCTGGTGGCACCCGGCCGGGTTTACCGGACTACTGTACTGGTTTTCGATGATGCCGGCCCACCTGTTTATTTTCAAAGGCATGACCCGTGCCATCGTCAAGCGCTGCCAAGCCGACGCCCGGGAAGGTAAATCCGTTACCGAATAG
- a CDS encoding MATE family efflux transporter encodes MKNILLHFRGDFLRRLLLIAFPIALQTMLFSSRSLVDIMMLGQLGEQDVAAIGIAGRAVFVVTIMIFGVTTGGALLTAQYWGAGNREGVRQSTALTVLMTLLAALGAGAVFLLVPEAVIGMATNSDAVIALGAEYLRITAFSLFALAWGSSIAVGLRAMHQPGITTFFSAIGIGLNVCFNWVLIFGHLGFPAMGIAGAAWATLLSGVIEAVLLYGYLRHRQHLLAINPRLLIDAIEWGKVRRFLSLSMPTTFNHLAWSFGIFAYHAIIGQSGVQGLAALSVMTPIESFALALLIGVSNASAVLIGNQLGANNHEAAYYQAWAVSWFNFCCAVVVALVMVLLKDTVLDLFTALSGESRKLADHFFLIFAVAVVVKSIPMTMIVGVLRAGGDIRYCLYQDMVAQWLIGIPLTAFCAFILQLPLEWIYAMLMLEELVKSVGSCIRLKSRVWMNNLVADG; translated from the coding sequence ATGAAAAATATCTTGCTCCATTTTCGCGGTGATTTTCTGCGCCGCCTGTTGTTGATCGCTTTCCCGATTGCATTGCAGACCATGTTGTTTTCCAGTCGCAGCCTGGTCGATATCATGATGCTGGGCCAGTTGGGCGAGCAGGATGTGGCCGCAATCGGCATTGCCGGCCGGGCAGTATTTGTCGTCACCATTATGATTTTCGGGGTTACCACCGGCGGGGCGTTGCTGACGGCGCAGTACTGGGGGGCCGGAAACCGTGAGGGGGTCCGGCAAAGTACGGCACTGACGGTCCTGATGACGCTGCTGGCTGCACTCGGGGCCGGGGCGGTCTTTCTGCTGGTCCCGGAAGCGGTCATTGGCATGGCGACAAACTCGGATGCGGTGATTGCGCTTGGTGCGGAATATCTGAGGATCACTGCCTTTAGCCTGTTTGCGCTGGCTTGGGGGAGCAGTATTGCGGTCGGGCTTCGGGCGATGCACCAGCCGGGTATCACGACCTTCTTCAGTGCTATCGGGATCGGGTTGAATGTTTGCTTCAACTGGGTGCTGATTTTCGGCCATCTTGGTTTTCCGGCCATGGGGATTGCCGGGGCGGCCTGGGCTACGCTGCTGAGCGGGGTGATTGAAGCTGTATTGTTGTATGGATACCTTCGTCATCGTCAGCATTTATTGGCGATAAACCCGCGCTTGCTAATCGATGCGATCGAATGGGGGAAAGTCCGGCGTTTTCTGTCGCTGTCGATGCCGACCACCTTTAACCATCTGGCCTGGTCGTTCGGTATTTTTGCCTATCACGCCATTATCGGCCAGTCTGGGGTCCAGGGGCTGGCGGCGCTGTCGGTGATGACCCCGATAGAGTCGTTTGCACTGGCGCTGTTGATTGGCGTCTCAAACGCATCGGCGGTGTTGATCGGCAATCAGCTGGGCGCGAACAACCATGAGGCGGCTTATTATCAAGCCTGGGCAGTGTCCTGGTTCAACTTCTGCTGCGCCGTTGTCGTGGCGCTGGTGATGGTGCTGCTCAAAGACACGGTGCTGGATTTGTTCACTGCCTTATCCGGCGAGAGCCGCAAGCTGGCGGATCACTTCTTTCTGATCTTCGCCGTGGCGGTGGTGGTGAAAAGTATTCCGATGACGATGATCGTCGGTGTACTGCGCGCCGGAGGTGATATCCGCTATTGCTTGTATCAGGATATGGTCGCGCAATGGCTGATCGGGATCCCGCTGACGGCTTTCTGCGCGTTTATCTTACAATTACCCTTAGAGTGGATTTATGCCATGCTCATGCTGGAAGAGTTGGTGAAGTCCGTCGGATCCTGTATCCGGCTGAAGTCCCGTGTATGGATGAATAACCTGGTGGCGGATGGTTGA
- a CDS encoding ABC transporter ATP-binding protein, translating to MLRLVGLCKGYQDGAEYHSVLQGAELALDQGEQLALMGESGSGKSTLLNLIAGLDTVDSGEVWLGETPIHTISERERTAFRRNNIGLVFQQFNLLPTLTTADNIRFCRQLKGLEEKPELWRQIISALDLMPLLGRYPEEMSGGQQQRAAIARALYMEPQILLADEPTGSLDERNAGAVIRLLVNLTRQLDCTLLLVTHSKQVAEHMSGCIRLQGGQLHVKPRS from the coding sequence ATGTTACGACTCGTGGGGCTGTGCAAAGGCTATCAGGATGGCGCAGAGTACCATTCTGTCTTGCAAGGTGCAGAGCTGGCGCTGGATCAAGGTGAACAGCTGGCCCTGATGGGCGAGAGCGGCTCGGGCAAGAGTACGCTGCTTAATCTGATTGCCGGGCTGGATACCGTGGACTCCGGTGAAGTCTGGCTGGGAGAAACGCCGATTCATACCATTTCGGAGCGGGAGCGCACAGCATTTCGTCGTAACAACATTGGGCTTGTGTTTCAGCAGTTTAACTTGCTGCCAACCCTGACGACCGCGGATAATATTCGTTTTTGTCGTCAACTCAAAGGCCTGGAAGAAAAGCCGGAGTTGTGGCGTCAGATCATCTCGGCACTGGACTTGATGCCGCTGCTGGGGCGTTACCCGGAAGAGATGTCCGGCGGCCAGCAGCAGCGCGCGGCGATTGCCCGGGCGCTGTATATGGAGCCGCAAATTTTGTTGGCGGATGAGCCGACCGGTAGCCTGGATGAGCGCAACGCCGGGGCGGTCATTCGCTTATTGGTCAATCTGACCCGACAGCTCGACTGTACGCTTTTACTGGTCACTCACAGTAAACAAGTTGCCGAACATATGAGTGGTTGTATTCGTCTGCAGGGAGGTCAACTGCATGTTAAGCCCCGTAGCTAA